A DNA window from Theobroma cacao cultivar B97-61/B2 chromosome 5, Criollo_cocoa_genome_V2, whole genome shotgun sequence contains the following coding sequences:
- the LOC18598875 gene encoding chalcone synthase, with protein MALPENFGRQKQAQSAATILSIGTANPVFCISQIDYPDYYFRVTKSEHMTQLKGKFKQICEKSMIRKRHFVLTEEILKKNASISTYDDPSLDARREIAFAQVPKLAMEAASKAIQEWGQPKSQITHLIFSSLSGMDMPGADYHLTKLLGLPSSVKRIMLNFQPCYASGTILRMAKDIAENNAGARILVVSTEISIGAFHGPNEHDIASLIGQAIVGDGAAAMIVGADPDVLNERPLFQIVSTAQNIIPGSGGAIEGHVREAGYSIQLSKDVPKLIANNLESCLSEALSPISINDWNSFFWIVHPGGSAILDQIEIKLGLKKEKLLATRHVLSEFGNMSVACVLFILDEMRKKSLEKGKATTGEGLEWGLLIGFGSGITLETVVLRSFPITITHP; from the exons ATGGCTTTACCAGAGAATTTCGGAAGACAAAAGCAAGCTCAGAGTGCAGCAACAATCCTTTCCATTGGCACGGCAAATCCGGTGTTTTGTATTTCTCAGATTGATTACCCCGATTACTATTTTAGAGTTACCAAAAGTGAGCACATGACACAATTGAAAGGGAAATTCAAGCAAATAT GTGAGAAGTCAATGATAAGGAAACGTCACTTTGTCCTTACTGAAGAAATTCTTAAGAAGAACGCCAGCATCAGCACCTACGACGACCCATCTCTCGACGCACGTCGAGAAATTGCTTTCGCTCAAGTTCCAAAGCTTGCCATGGAAGCAGCATCAAAAGCAATCCAAGAGTGGGGGCAACCAAAATCTCAAATCACGCACCTCATATTCTCCTCACTTTCAGGTATGGACATGCCTGGAGCAGATTACCATCTTACGAAGCTGCTTGGCCTACCATCATCCGTCAAGAGAATCATGTTGAATTTTCAACCCTGCTATGCGAGCGGTACCATCCTTCGGATGGCCAAGGACATCGCTGAAAACAATGCTGGAGCACGCATTCTTGTTGTCAGCACTGAGATCTCAATCGGTGCATTTCATGGACCCAATGAACATGACATAGCTTCGCTTATAGGTCAAGCAATCGTGGGTGATGGCGCGGCGGCAATGATCGTTGGTGCTGATCCTGATGTCTTAAACGAAAGACCATTGTTCCAAATCGTTTCGACAGCACAGAACATCATCCCTGGCTCAGGTGGTGCAATCGAAGGACATGTACGTGAAGCAGGGTACAGTATTCAATTGTCAAAGGATGTTCCAAAACTAATAGCCAATAACCTTGAGAGCTGCTTGTCGGAAGCATTAAGCCCGATTAGCATTAATGATTGGAACTCGTTCTTCTGGATAGTTCATCCAGGAGGGAGTGCAATTCTCGACCAGATCGAAATCAAACTTGGgctgaaaaaggaaaaactccTAGCAACTCGGCATGTGCTAAGCGAATTTGGGAACATGAGTGTTGCGTGCGTGTTATTTATCTTGGATGAGATGAGAAAGAAGTCCTTGGAGAAAGGAAAAGCCACAACAGGTGAAGGTCTAGAATGGGGGCTTTTAATTGGTTTTGGGTCTGGTATTACACTGGAGACAGTGGTGCTCCGCAGCTTCCCTATTACTATTACCCATCCGTGA